A single window of Balaenoptera acutorostrata chromosome X, mBalAcu1.1, whole genome shotgun sequence DNA harbors:
- the ZCCHC18 gene encoding LOW QUALITY PROTEIN: zinc finger CCHC domain-containing protein 18 (The sequence of the model RefSeq protein was modified relative to this genomic sequence to represent the inferred CDS: substituted 1 base at 1 genomic stop codon), with translation MASIIARVGKSRRQNTPLPPWAHSMLRSLGRSLGPLRVNMAERNRKLFSGRVVPAQGEXTFENWLTQVNGVLPDWNMSEEEKLKRLMKTLRGPAREVMRLLQAANPNLSVADFLRAMKLVFGESESSVTAHGRFFNTLQAQGEKTSLYVIRLEMQLQNAIQAGIIAEKDTNQTRLHQLLLGAELNGDLRFRLKHLLRMYANDLERLPNLLELIKMIREEEDWDDTFMKRKRPKRSELIMERAASPVAFQGPQPIAISTADCDVIEGDDTLSDSDEDVILVESQNPPLTSIGAPPLRVRARLQAQILVINSLKSSQAQSPSTSGGSAYKNDGPGDIRRGRKRKYTARCSYCGEEGHSKETCDNESNKAQVFENVIITLKELTHTEEEKSKEVPGEHSDLSEPQ, from the coding sequence ATGGCTAGCATCATTGCACGTGTGGGTAAGAGCCGGCGGCAGAACACACCCTTGCCACCTTGGGCCCATTCCATGTTGAGGTCCCTAGGGAGGAGTCTTGGTCCTTTAAGGGTCAATATGGCAGAAAGAAACAGGAAGTTGTTCTCGGGGAGGGTGGTGCCAGCCCAAGGGGAATAAACCTTTGAAAACTGGCTGACCCAAGTCAATGGGGTCCTACCAGATTGGAATATGTCTGAGGAGGAAAAGCTCAAGCGCTTGATGAAAACCCTGAGGGGCCCCGCGCGGGAGGTCATGCGTTTGCTGCAGGCGGCCAACCCCAACCTAAGTGTGGCAGATTTCTTGCGTGCCATGAAATTGGTGTTTGGGGAGTCTGAAAGCAGTGTGACCGCTCATGGTAGATTTTTTAACACTCTGCAGGCACAAGGGGAGAAAACCTCCCTTTATGTGATCCGTTTAGAGATGCAGCTCCAGAATGCTATTCAGGCGGGGATCATAGCTGAGAAAGATACAAACCAGACTCGCCTGCACCAGCTCCTTTTAGGGGCTGAGCTGAATGGGGACCTGCGCTTCAGGCTGAAGCATCTTCTCAGGATGTATGCAAATGATCTGGAGCGGCTTCCCAATCTCCTGGAGTTAATCAAGATGATAAGGGAGGAAGAGGATTGGGATGACACTTTTATGAAACGGAAGCGGCCCAAAAGATCTGAGCTAATCATGGAGAGGGCAGCAAGCCCTGTGGCATTTCAGGGCCCCCAGCCAATAGCCATCAGCACTGCTGATTGCGATGTGATAGAGGGAGATGATACCCTCAGTGACTCAGATGAGGATGTGATCCTGGTAGAGTCTCAGAACCCTCCACTTACATCCATAGGTGCCCCTCCCCTCAGAGTCAGGGCCAGACTTCAGGCTCAAATACTGGTCATCAATTCCCTAAAGAGTTCCCAGGCTCAATCTCCTTCTACCAGTGGTGGTTCTGCATATAAGAATGATGGTCCTGGGGATATACGTagaggcaggaagagaaaatatacaGCCCGCTGTTCATACTGTGGTGAGGAGGGCCACTCAAAGGAAACCTGTGACAATGAGAGCAACAAGGCCCAGGTGTTTGAGAATGTGATCATCACCCTGAAGGAGCTGACACATACAGAGGAGGAGAAGTCGAAAGAGGTCCCTGGTGAACACagtgacctctctgagccacagtaa